The proteins below come from a single Herpetosiphonaceae bacterium genomic window:
- a CDS encoding amino acid adenylation domain-containing protein, giving the protein MTTIELLDRLRALNITLWAEGDQLRFKAPKGALTDELRAALAAQKAEVLVLLQGAAVAAQDTPTSIPRIKRDARLPLSFAQQRLWFLDQLEPNSPLYNIPSMLRIAGPLDASVFERSFNALIGRHEILRTTFTLVEGQPIQVIAPPAPMKVSSIDLRRLPAHEREATARHLAGEEALQPFDLGRGPLLRITLIQLDDAEVWVLFTTHHTVFDGWSTGVLVGELWQLYRAFTRGEEPSLPELPIQYADYAVWQRRWLQGEMLERMLRYWKQQLGNEHRRGPVPLLELPTDHPRPSVQSNRGKSITFTLPQPLTDALVALSQREQVTLFMTLLTAFQVLLFRYSGQDDLAIGTPIANRNRRELEPLIGCFINTLVLRTDLSGNPAFRALLHRVRQTTLDAYDHQDLPFEVLVDALQPARDLSHNPLFQVMFVMQNTPIQALDLSEFQIGMVDLETRTAKTDVSLEIVPIGEILTGTFVYTTDLFDRPTIERILAHFVTLLEGVVAEPEMRITHLPLLTGAERQQMLIDWNHSAAECPGEAAIQHVIAAQAARTPDKTAIVFEAGTRERVALTYGELNRRANQLAHSLRDQGVGPEVLVGLYVEPSLELIVGMLAILKAGGAYVPLDPAYPHDHIQCMLQDAGIAILLTLTDLAERLPALQGRIICLDAESSNISRESEANLDVNLDPDTLAYVIYTSGSTGRPKGVLIPHRGLVNLARAQREAFAVMADSRVLQFAALSFDASIAEVAVTLTAGAQLELVPRATPLVGADLADVLDRRAITHVTLPPSVLMTLPEQPLPALQTLIVAGEACGPELAARWGPGRRFVNAYGPTETTVCATLEVGSGDGDLLPIGRPIANTQIYLLDVQLQPVPIGVPGELHIGGVGLARGYHQRPGLTAERFIPDPFSTRPGSRLYRTGDRARYLPDGRIAFLGRIDHQIKIRGFRVELGEIESVLRQHEAVRDALVLMRDERLVAYVVQNNEQRTENRDSADDCSVFSVRCSPQDLRTFLQSRLPAYMLPSAFVFLDALPRTPNGKLDRTALPVPGTRSSDTPGTFVAPRDTLEVRLARIWEALLGVQPVGICDNFFELGGHSLLVVRLMAQIQVQLGQKIPLATLFQEPTVEHLARTLRQQRTTPLDTPLIPLQPNGTKLPFFCAHPAAGSVLSYLELARLLGPDQPVYGVQAAGLADEQPPHTRVEDMAAACLAALRAAQPEGPYLLGGWSFGGLVAYEMACHLTAQGHQVGLLALLDSQAPTLEAPPSVDQTTLLQWFVGDLSRTFGTDLALSAEAVAAVAPEQRLHYVLEQARSAGMLLSDIDEHNISAYFDVFTASLEAMQSYRPRPYPGRVTLFRAGDRPLDAAGETLGWDALAADGVQVQVLPGDHYTILRQPHVTTLANQVRASLDEAQTLGDA; this is encoded by the coding sequence TGGTTCCTGGATCAATTGGAGCCCAACAGCCCGCTCTACAACATTCCCTCCATGCTGCGGATCGCCGGACCCCTCGACGCCAGCGTATTCGAGCGGAGCTTCAATGCACTGATTGGCCGCCACGAAATCCTGCGCACCACGTTCACGCTCGTCGAGGGACAGCCCATACAAGTCATCGCGCCACCCGCGCCGATGAAGGTGTCCTCGATCGACCTGCGCCGCCTGCCCGCCCACGAGCGCGAAGCGACCGCCCGGCATCTGGCTGGCGAAGAAGCGCTGCAACCCTTCGACCTTGGACGCGGCCCGCTGCTGCGAATCACGCTGATCCAGCTCGACGACGCCGAGGTTTGGGTGCTGTTCACGACGCATCACACCGTCTTCGATGGGTGGTCGACGGGCGTGTTGGTGGGCGAATTGTGGCAGCTCTACCGCGCCTTTACTCGAGGCGAGGAGCCGTCGCTGCCGGAGTTGCCGATCCAGTATGCCGACTATGCAGTGTGGCAGCGGCGCTGGCTCCAGGGCGAGATGCTGGAGCGGATGTTGCGCTACTGGAAACAGCAGCTTGGCAACGAACACCGCCGTGGTCCTGTACCGCTGCTCGAGCTGCCCACTGACCATCCGCGTCCGTCGGTGCAGTCCAACCGGGGCAAGAGCATCACGTTTACGCTGCCGCAGCCGCTCACCGATGCGCTTGTCGCGCTGAGCCAGCGCGAACAGGTCACGCTCTTCATGACGCTGCTGACCGCATTCCAGGTGCTGCTCTTCCGCTACAGTGGTCAGGACGATCTTGCGATCGGCACGCCGATTGCGAACCGCAACCGCCGTGAGCTTGAGCCGCTGATCGGCTGTTTCATCAACACACTGGTACTGCGCACCGACCTGTCCGGCAATCCCGCGTTCCGTGCGCTGCTCCATCGTGTCCGGCAGACGACGCTTGACGCCTACGATCACCAGGATCTACCCTTTGAGGTGCTGGTCGATGCGCTGCAGCCGGCGCGCGATCTAAGCCACAATCCGCTCTTCCAGGTGATGTTCGTGATGCAGAACACGCCCATACAGGCGCTCGACCTGTCGGAGTTCCAGATTGGCATGGTCGATCTCGAAACGCGAACGGCGAAGACCGACGTGAGCTTGGAGATCGTGCCGATTGGCGAAATATTGACCGGCACGTTTGTCTATACCACCGACCTGTTCGACCGGCCCACCATCGAGCGGATTCTCGCGCATTTTGTCACGCTGCTCGAAGGTGTCGTTGCCGAGCCAGAGATGCGGATCACCCACCTGCCGTTGCTGACCGGGGCCGAGCGTCAGCAGATGCTGATCGACTGGAACCATTCGGCAGCCGAGTGTCCAGGTGAGGCAGCGATTCAGCACGTGATCGCGGCGCAGGCCGCACGCACGCCCGACAAGACGGCGATTGTCTTTGAGGCGGGTACCCGTGAGCGGGTGGCGCTGACCTATGGCGAGCTGAACAGGCGGGCGAACCAGCTTGCCCACTCCTTGCGGGATCAGGGCGTTGGTCCCGAGGTGCTGGTCGGGTTGTATGTCGAACCCAGCCTGGAGCTGATCGTCGGCATGCTGGCGATCCTCAAAGCGGGCGGCGCCTACGTCCCGCTCGATCCCGCCTATCCTCACGACCACATTCAGTGTATGCTTCAGGATGCCGGGATCGCCATACTCCTGACCCTGACAGACCTGGCTGAGCGGCTGCCTGCGCTCCAGGGACGGATCATCTGCCTCGATGCCGAGTCCAGCAACATCAGTCGCGAGTCCGAGGCCAACCTGGACGTCAATCTTGATCCTGACACCCTGGCCTATGTAATCTACACCAGCGGCTCGACGGGACGGCCTAAAGGCGTGCTAATTCCGCATCGCGGGCTGGTCAATCTGGCGCGGGCGCAGCGCGAGGCGTTTGCCGTTATGGCTGACAGTCGGGTGCTTCAGTTCGCCGCGCTCAGCTTCGACGCATCGATCGCCGAGGTGGCGGTGACGCTGACGGCGGGCGCACAGCTTGAGCTCGTACCGCGAGCGACGCCGCTTGTGGGCGCGGACCTGGCTGACGTTCTCGATCGGCGGGCCATCACGCATGTCACGCTGCCGCCCTCGGTGCTGATGACACTTCCCGAACAACCGCTGCCCGCCTTGCAGACGCTGATCGTCGCGGGCGAGGCGTGCGGGCCGGAGCTTGCCGCCCGCTGGGGACCGGGGCGGCGCTTCGTCAACGCCTATGGCCCGACCGAAACCACGGTCTGCGCGACGCTGGAGGTGGGTTCGGGCGACGGAGATCTGCTGCCCATCGGGCGTCCGATCGCCAACACGCAGATCTACCTGCTGGATGTGCAGCTCCAGCCGGTGCCAATCGGCGTTCCCGGCGAGCTCCATATCGGCGGCGTGGGGTTGGCGCGCGGCTATCACCAGCGGCCCGGCCTGACCGCTGAGCGGTTCATTCCCGATCCGTTCTCCACCCGTCCCGGCTCCCGCCTGTACCGGACGGGCGATCGTGCCCGCTACCTCCCCGACGGCAGAATTGCGTTTCTTGGACGCATCGACCACCAGATCAAAATCCGGGGCTTTCGCGTTGAACTCGGCGAGATCGAGTCCGTCCTGCGTCAGCATGAGGCCGTGCGAGACGCGCTTGTGCTGATGCGTGATGAGCGGCTAGTCGCTTACGTTGTTCAGAACAACGAACAACGAACAGAGAACAGGGATTCAGCAGACGATTGTTCTGTGTTTTCTGTTCGCTGTTCTCCTCAAGATCTCCGGACCTTCCTTCAATCCCGGCTACCGGCGTACATGCTGCCCAGCGCCTTCGTGTTCCTCGATGCGCTGCCGAGGACACCCAACGGCAAGCTCGATCGCACAGCACTGCCCGTGCCAGGTACACGCTCCAGTGACACACCCGGCACGTTTGTTGCGCCGCGCGATACCCTGGAAGTACGGCTTGCCCGCATCTGGGAAGCGTTGCTGGGCGTGCAACCCGTGGGCATCTGCGATAACTTCTTCGAGCTAGGCGGACACTCGCTGCTCGTCGTGCGGCTGATGGCCCAGATTCAGGTCCAGCTTGGGCAGAAGATCCCACTCGCAACCCTGTTCCAGGAGCCAACCGTCGAACACCTGGCGCGCACATTACGTCAACAACGTACGACGCCGCTTGACACGCCGCTCATCCCCCTGCAGCCCAACGGCACCAAGCTGCCGTTCTTCTGTGCTCATCCAGCTGCCGGAAGTGTCCTTAGCTACCTGGAACTCGCCCGGCTGCTTGGGCCGGATCAGCCCGTCTACGGCGTTCAGGCTGCTGGCCTTGCGGACGAACAACCACCGCATACGCGGGTTGAGGACATGGCAGCGGCGTGTCTCGCGGCGCTTCGCGCGGCGCAGCCAGAAGGCCCCTACCTGCTCGGCGGCTGGTCGTTTGGCGGGCTGGTCGCCTATGAGATGGCCTGCCACCTGACCGCGCAGGGCCACCAGGTAGGATTACTGGCCCTCCTCGACAGCCAAGCGCCAACCCTCGAAGCGCCGCCTTCCGTTGATCAGACAACCCTGCTGCAGTGGTTTGTCGGCGATCTCAGCCGCACCTTCGGCACCGATCTGGCCCTGTCCGCCGAGGCGGTTGCCGCCGTTGCGCCAGAGCAGCGCCTCCACTATGTGCTGGAACAGGCACGATCCGCGGGCATGCTCCTATCGGACATCGACGAACACAACATCAGTGCCTATTTTGATGTGTTTACGGCAAGCCTGGAGGCAATGCAGAGCTACCGGCCCCGTCCATATCCTGGTCGCGTGACGCTCTTCCGCGCAGGCGACCGACCGTTAGATGCTGCGGGCGAAACACTTGGGTGGGACGCGCTCGCCGCTGATGGGGTCCAGGTACAGGTTCTTCCTGGCGATCATTACACCATCCTTCGACAGCCGCATGTGACAACGCTGGCGAACCAGGTACGAGCCAGCCTTGACGAAGCCCAGACGTTAGGCGACGCATAG